A region of Cloacibacillus sp. DNA encodes the following proteins:
- a CDS encoding alpha-2-macroglobulin family protein yields the protein VMAGVEAPREARPNSHVAFRAAAVKTDGKPADVKEMKYSLFRRVRQSVLFESEGRMSRRTQEQLIPRAQGVIKLTAGAGSASASLKEAGEYLLRVETPDGKSRASASIFAYGKGGAEGQYAPEMTEITTDKKIYKVGETAKVKIKAPFEGAALLDAETTSSVWSESRAIKGKEAEFSVKVTEAMRPNAWLTAQVVRPAQKDGAPARAFGVTPLLVDNSQNRLLVTFDKKPKIEPGKNEISLTVKDAAGKGVTADVTVMLVDETVLGLTGYKRPDPWNWFTGRRQLGMETYDLYGALITPESGATPLLTAGGGGMADNMMMKSSLSPVQAQRFKMLSITKRTRTDAYGKCAVTMDVPEFSGKARLTAVAATAQAEGAGDAAVQINRDIVTEPSLPRFAAPGDKFEAPCRLFNMTDKPLTVKLTVESAPGEARLAAQKGGARTVTIKGKEAAVIPLSFEAHGIGTAKISYTVSWGAQKNASAKTVIELPIRPAAPRVFESGSTVLKPGAKWRFAAPEPGKRGPENFAESVVMLSAMPQVSLAKLADFLVTYPYGCFEQTVSSAWPLLVQPELVKYIDPALADKAA from the coding sequence GGTGATGGCGGGCGTCGAGGCGCCGCGTGAGGCGCGCCCAAACAGTCACGTCGCCTTCCGCGCGGCGGCCGTCAAAACGGACGGCAAGCCGGCGGATGTGAAAGAGATGAAATATTCGCTCTTCCGCCGCGTGAGACAGTCCGTCCTCTTTGAAAGCGAGGGCCGCATGTCGCGGCGCACGCAGGAGCAGCTTATCCCGCGCGCGCAGGGCGTTATAAAGCTCACGGCGGGCGCAGGCTCCGCCTCCGCATCGCTGAAAGAGGCGGGAGAGTATCTGCTCCGCGTTGAGACGCCCGACGGCAAATCACGCGCCTCAGCCTCCATCTTCGCCTACGGAAAAGGCGGCGCGGAGGGCCAGTATGCCCCCGAGATGACGGAAATAACGACGGACAAGAAAATTTACAAAGTCGGAGAGACGGCGAAGGTAAAGATAAAAGCGCCGTTTGAGGGTGCAGCGCTGCTTGACGCGGAGACGACCTCCTCCGTATGGAGCGAAAGCCGCGCGATAAAGGGCAAAGAGGCGGAGTTCTCCGTCAAGGTGACGGAGGCGATGAGGCCAAACGCGTGGCTCACCGCGCAGGTGGTGCGCCCGGCTCAGAAGGACGGCGCTCCCGCGCGCGCCTTCGGCGTGACGCCGCTTTTAGTGGACAATTCGCAGAACCGCCTTTTGGTGACTTTCGATAAAAAACCAAAGATAGAGCCGGGCAAAAACGAAATTTCGCTTACGGTGAAGGATGCCGCAGGCAAGGGCGTGACGGCTGACGTCACGGTGATGCTTGTGGACGAGACGGTGCTCGGCCTCACAGGATATAAGAGGCCCGACCCGTGGAACTGGTTCACAGGCCGCCGCCAGCTCGGCATGGAGACTTACGACCTTTACGGAGCGCTGATAACCCCAGAATCCGGCGCCACCCCGCTTCTTACGGCTGGAGGCGGCGGCATGGCGGACAACATGATGATGAAGTCGAGCCTCAGTCCCGTGCAGGCCCAGCGTTTCAAGATGCTCTCAATAACAAAGAGGACTCGGACTGACGCATACGGCAAATGCGCCGTAACGATGGACGTACCGGAATTTTCCGGCAAAGCGCGCCTCACGGCGGTAGCCGCCACCGCACAGGCGGAGGGCGCGGGCGACGCCGCCGTGCAGATAAACCGTGACATAGTGACAGAGCCTTCGCTTCCGCGCTTTGCCGCTCCCGGCGACAAATTTGAGGCCCCCTGCCGCCTATTCAACATGACCGACAAACCCCTAACCGTGAAGCTGACAGTAGAAAGCGCCCCGGGTGAGGCGCGCCTTGCCGCGCAAAAGGGCGGCGCGCGCACAGTTACGATAAAAGGCAAAGAGGCGGCCGTCATTCCCCTTTCATTTGAGGCGCATGGTATCGGCACGGCGAAGATAAGCTACACCGTCTCATGGGGCGCGCAGAAGAACGCATCGGCAAAAACAGTAATAGAGCTGCCCATTCGTCCGGCGGCACCACGCGTCTTTGAAAGCGGCTCCACTGTGCTGAAGCCGGGTGCAAAGTGGAGGTTTGCCGCGCCGGAGCCTGGAAAGCGCGGCCCGGAAAACTTTGCGGAGAGCGTCGTCATGCTATCTGCGATGCCGCAGGTCTCGCTTGCAAAACTCGCGGACTTCCTCGTCACATATCCGTACGGCTGCTTTGAACAGACCGTGTCGTCGGCCTGGCCGCTGCTGGTTCAGCCTGAACTGGTAAAATACATCGACCCTGCGCTTGCGGACAAGGCGGC